A window of Rosa rugosa chromosome 7, drRosRugo1.1, whole genome shotgun sequence genomic DNA:
AGTGAGAGCTTCAGAGCTCAATTCTTCAAGCCCAGGATTTTATATGTTTTGGGTCTATGATGGATTTAGAGAGCTGatgcttcttttttttactGACTTTAGTCAACAggcccttttgttttttttttttttaatcttttatctCAAAGTTTCGACCGCGTTAGCTGCACGTTGTTGTTTTGAAAATATTTAACAACATGCACTCCTACTTGTTGATACATTAATTGACAACAAGTAGACAACAACGTGCAAACTGAGTTATCGATAACGAAATTAACAACATGCAAATGACGCATGTAGTGgtaaataatttaatacaacACTCTTTCTGCGCATGTTGTAGAATATTAGAGATGACAACGAGCATTTACAGCATGTTGTAAATATGATGTTGTCATAGActatttttcttgtagtgattTTCTGATCCATAATGCTTACTTGCAGAACAGAAAGAGAACTTGTGGATGACATTGAGGAATCTGTGTGCAATAAATTACGACCCACTGGACTTGAGCTTAAAATGTCCATTGGAGGTTTTAAAGCATTTGAAGCAACAAAACAAGCCATTGATGAGGTTATGAATGCGCTAAAAGATGATGAGGCCACTACCATTGGAGTCTACGGAATGGGGGGCGTTGGAAAAACGACAATGGCGAAGTATGTTGGAGCACTAGCCCAAGAAAGGAGGCTTTTTGATAAAGTGATTATGGCTGTTGTATCCCAAAACCCTGACTTTATGAAAATTCAACAAACATTTGCAGAACAGTTGGGCTTGAAATTGGAGGAGAAGACAGAAATTGTAAGAGCCCGTAAATTGGAGGAGAAAATAATGGGAGAAACCCGGATCCTCATAATCTTGGATGACATTTGGAAGAGAATAGACTTTTCAGACATTGGAATTCCGAGCCATTCCAAAGTTCTACTGACCACCAGAAAATTGGATGTTTGCCGTTCCATGGATTGCCATGCAAACATACGTCTCAATATCTTATCAGAAGAAGATTCTCTGAATTTATTTGTGAAGGAAGCAAGGAAGTACCCTCTTGACAAATCATCCAATTTCTATGATGTAGCGAGTGAGGTGGCTAGAGAATGCGCTGGTCTTCCTATTGCTTTGATAGCAGTTGCGAGGGCCCTTCGAGGTGAAGGTTTGGACAGATGGAAAGAAGCTGCTCGACGACTAAAAGTGTCTCAACCCCCCATCCTTGAAGATGAGGGAGATGTGTTCAAATGCATAAAGTTAAGCTATGATTACTTGAAATCTGATGTTTCGAAATCATGCTTCTTGCTTTGCTGCCTGTTCCCAGAAGATTATGATATCCCAATTGAATACTTGCTCAATTATGGAATTGGGAAAGGAATGTTTCAAGATTCCGACATGCTAGACGCCCGCGCCACAACAAATTCAGCGGTGAAGGCCCTTAAAGAGTCTAGCTTGCTTTTGGACTCTAGAGAAGACGGATTGCTTTGGGACTCTAGACATGAAGGACGTGTAAGGATGCATGATGTCATTCGGGATATGGCAATATTGATATCATTATCTGAAGACGGCCCGCGGTTCTTTGTGAAAGTTGGCTGTGAATTGAAGAATTGGCCAAGGATTGATGCACGTAAGGGCTACTCTGCAATCTCACTAATGAAGAACAAAATTTGCAAGCTACCCGAAGAGTTGGTATGTCCAAATCTCCAGATTTTATTACTGCGAGACAATGCTTCTCTAAATGAGATCCCAGAATCTTTCTTCCAAAGTCAGAAAGAATTAAGGGTCTTGGATCTTAGCCACACTGGTATTTCATTACTACCCCAATCAATCAGTTTCCTAACCAACCTTCAAGCTTTGTATTTAGATTACTGCAAGGACATAACTGATATTTCTGTAATCGGAAAACTTCACAAGCTTGAGGTTCTTAGTATGAAAGGAAATGCTCTGAAAGAATTGCCCAGAGAAATAGGACAGTTGACCAATCTAAGGATGCTGGATGTCAGTGCTGAAGTTATTGGCACAGTTCCATCTAAAGTGATATCAAAGTTACATAAATTAGAAGAACTGTACATGCAATGTGGATTTTGGGACTGGGGGAGTAAAATTGATGGAGAAGGCGAAGAAACTAATATTGGCTTTGATGAATTAGCTGGTTTATCATATTTAAGCAATTTGAAAGTTCTCTCTGTAAAAGGTCGCTGTGAGAACTTGAAAGAATTGATGAATGCAATAACATGTGTTCCATATATGCCTGTGTATGAGAACTTGGAAGAGTTGCATCTGTTTAGCCTGGATGAACTGAAGCAGTTATGTGTTGGTGAGTTACCAGTTGTATCTCTCTGCAGTCTGAAATTATTGGAGGTCCGTCAGTGTCGTAACTTGGGGAATGTACTGTTGCCATCAAAATTGTTGCAGAAACTATCAAATCTGGAAAAACTACTCTGCTCTGATACGAAAGTGGAATATATGTTTGGATGTGAAGGATTTGAGCCAGATCAAACAAATCTGAGAGAGATGGAGTTACAGAATCTACGCGCAGTAAGAAGCATATGTAATGGTCCTGCTCCACGTGTAATGTTCCACGCTTTAAAGGAATTGTTCATTGACAATTGCAACTTCCAGGGAAGTCTCTTCACATTTGATGTAGCTCAGTGTCTTTTTCAATTGGAAACTCTTACTGTATCCGAATGCCCTGTCTTGGAAAGAGTAATCGAAGCAAGGAGGGAAATATTGAAGAACAGGAAGACCATTCTTCCAAAATTGAAGTTCTTAGCTTTGCTAGATCTTCCAATGTTGTACAAGGGAAGTGCTACTATTGATTTTGAGTGTCCTTCATTGGAAAACTTGTATCTGGATGGCTGCCCCCACTTGTCACTTCCATCCTCTGCTGCTGCTGACTACTTCCACAGCAGGAACCAAGTCAATGATGAGAAGAAGCCGTGTCTCAGTTTGGTAGACATTAAGTATGTTGCTGGGTCATAAACTTAACTCgtttttcttttatcttatAATCTGCTTATATAATTGGTAGGCTAGTTTGAATTCCTGCTAGTAAACAAATAGAAATTAAAAGTTGTtgtggttatatatatatatatatatatatatatatatatatatataaccacaACAACTTTTAATTTCTAtttgatagagagagagagagcttttcCATAATTAACATTATTTATTTGCCGACCGCTTTCAAAAGTTTAATTGTTAGTAGGTTTCTTCATCTTTCAAACAATGATGCAAGGTTTTTGACTTGTTGattctatgttttctttttttgaataatgatTCTATGTTTTTTAATTgcaccacaattgcgtgctaaGGTAACTGGCTAGAAAATAGGTAGTCAGATTTGCATCATATTTGAAAGCTTGTTTTTGAATAAGTGAACCCTTATTTTatgtaaattataattccaaca
This region includes:
- the LOC133723596 gene encoding probable disease resistance protein At4g27220; protein product: MEFYFFETVLAIIVVVVTWIGVIASLKWIWKSLFSYTVEKPEPVSEDNQELVDVDAFASLPSSSAPRWKYDVFLSFRGADTRRGITSFLYDRLQKRGIKTFMDDQDLDVGDVISPTLLTAIKESRFAIIVLSQDYASSTWCLEELRNICECMKGDNNRILPLFYDVDPTDVRHQKRSFGDAFTKHEKSGRHRSEKVQQWRDALKKVANFSGWHTLNYKTERELVDDIEESVCNKLRPTGLELKMSIGGFKAFEATKQAIDEVMNALKDDEATTIGVYGMGGVGKTTMAKYVGALAQERRLFDKVIMAVVSQNPDFMKIQQTFAEQLGLKLEEKTEIVRARKLEEKIMGETRILIILDDIWKRIDFSDIGIPSHSKVLLTTRKLDVCRSMDCHANIRLNILSEEDSLNLFVKEARKYPLDKSSNFYDVASEVARECAGLPIALIAVARALRGEGLDRWKEAARRLKVSQPPILEDEGDVFKCIKLSYDYLKSDVSKSCFLLCCLFPEDYDIPIEYLLNYGIGKGMFQDSDMLDARATTNSAVKALKESSLLLDSREDGLLWDSRHEGRVRMHDVIRDMAILISLSEDGPRFFVKVGCELKNWPRIDARKGYSAISLMKNKICKLPEELVCPNLQILLLRDNASLNEIPESFFQSQKELRVLDLSHTGISLLPQSISFLTNLQALYLDYCKDITDISVIGKLHKLEVLSMKGNALKELPREIGQLTNLRMLDVSAEVIGTVPSKVISKLHKLEELYMQCGFWDWGSKIDGEGEETNIGFDELAGLSYLSNLKVLSVKGRCENLKELMNAITCVPYMPVYENLEELHLFSLDELKQLCVGELPVVSLCSLKLLEVRQCRNLGNVLLPSKLLQKLSNLEKLLCSDTKVEYMFGCEGFEPDQTNLREMELQNLRAVRSICNGPAPRVMFHALKELFIDNCNFQGSLFTFDVAQCLFQLETLTVSECPVLERVIEARREILKNRKTILPKLKFLALLDLPMLYKGSATIDFECPSLENLYLDGCPHLSLPSSAAADYFHSRNQVNDEKKPCLSLVDIKASLFVKRFYEQLREQKDENSGRKLDESSDQTWWRCFNT